In one window of Macrotis lagotis isolate mMagLag1 chromosome 5, bilby.v1.9.chrom.fasta, whole genome shotgun sequence DNA:
- the PER2 gene encoding period circadian protein homolog 2 isoform X2 — protein MVFGSVGEATGDASCLCWASPITPGEVLIIQCLKAYSREKCLLKVHICLIGGSQVLVFGVKYPIFLVTFLDHFLQSDILLQEGRMNECSELASDRRKAPEGQGEPGPKTATLHEDIEMSSGSSGNETNENDFSGHESPGNDSDENGKDSAMLVESSESHKSGSDAFNLMMVNSDHNPSTSGCSEQSAKAKTQKELIKMLKELKGHLPPERKTKGKPSMLATLKYALRSIKQIKANEEYYQLLMTSDNHPADLDVPSYTLQEMETLTSEYILKNVDMFAMAVSLVTGKIVYVSDQATSILPCKKDMFHNAKFVEFLAPHDVSVFHSSTAPSRLPAWRVCRRADSSTQEYMEEKSFFCRISGGKDHENVIRYHPFRMTPYLLRIQEKLDAEAQLCCVLLAEKVHSGYEAPRIPPDKRIFTTTHTPNCLFQDVDERAVPLLGYLPQDLIGTPILLHLHPCDRPLMLAIHKKILQYSGQPFDYSPIRFCTRNGEYITMDTSWSSFINPWNRKVSFIIGRHKVRTGPLNEDVFAAHSCTEEKTPHPNIQEITEQIYRLLLQPVHNSGSSGYGSLGSNGSHEHLMSQTSSSDSNGHHHEDLRKRRPSIRKGICKDAQKVSGKSTILWESGEEVKKPAPESQNNSNTQTKDILATPEKDNLGPGLPKNAITEELACRNQSVYSYQQISCLDSVIRYLESCSVTGSLKRKCEPPPRPLEEPLKPPVEPGQSPLEEETSAAKVALNPAVTVLRASKSSRRPVVGTHLTSLTLPGKAESVVSFTSQCSYSSTLVHVGDKKLQPESEMIEDPVSGMESLDSSAAASSHCDSSPEKGPPKKVGLTKEVLAVHTQKEEQSFLHKFKETRRLSAFQSRCHYYLQERSKGRPGERVVRGLRNSFSGMDPSWKKNGKNRKPKSKRLKPQASSGSTTSGTNVPPRSPLVGLNSTAWSPSDTSQTSCPPASFPAVVPAYPLPVFPSPGVVPTSGPGTAAPQAAQAQLNDSGNSHHYISLQPPAFPSPLTPVMAVVLPNYTFPPVNPSAPPAFYPGHSNCPQHPACPSQVVFAAQPATLSSQTYPTQSFSYQPGERERPPAPGGPEGPSRSTTPQSAGRQEQASPPLFQSRCSSPLQLNLLQLEEAPKAAESAGPAGSGSLGGLGLLSESSNNQAVDFEDGKRAAPCRVDSPMEPHNSDALSMSSDLLEILLAEDGCSATGSASSGSGVSAASESLGSGSLGCGTSRTGTGSSETSRTSKYFGSIDSSENSHRTKLDPGLPDSEHFLKCVLQEPIWLLTANTDDDVMMTYQLPSRNLETVLKEDREKLKGMQKFQPKFGEEQKRELHEVHPWMSRGGVPRALDLAVCPDCEESQRDGVEGPYDEDVPAMELSEMMESQGERSVCPTACETKEET, from the exons ACATCTTACTCCAGGAGGGCAGAATGAATGAGTGTTCCGAGCTGGCTTCTGACCGTCGTAAGGCACCGGAAGGTCAGGGGGAGCCGGGGCCAAAGACAGCCACCCTCCACGAAGATATCGAGATGAGTAGCGGGTCCAGTGGAAATGAGACTAATGAAAATGATTTCAGTGGGCATGAGTCTCCCGGCAACGACTCTGATGAAAATGGGAAAGATTCTGCCATGCTGGTGGAGTCCTCGGAAAGTCACAAGAG CGGTTCAGACGCTTTCAACCTGATGATGGTAAACTCTGACCACAATCCATCCACCAGTGGATGCAG TGAGCAGTCAGCCAAAGCCAAGACTCAGAAAGAATTGATCAAAATGCTGAAGGAATTGAAAGGCCACCTACCTCCAGAGAGGAAGACCAAGGGCAAGCCCAGCATGTTGGCCACCCTGAAATATGCCCTTCGGAGCATTAAGCAAATCAAAG CTAATGAGGAATATTACCAGCTCTTAATGACCAGTGACAACCACCCAGCTGATCTGGATGTGCCTTCCTACACGCTCCAGGAGATGGAGACTCTGACGTCAGAATACATCCTGAAGAACGTG gaCATGTTTGCCATGGCAGTTTCCTTGGTTACTGGAAAGATCGTCTACGTCTCTGATCAGGCCACATCAATTCTTCCCTGTAAGAAAGACATGTTTCACAATGCCAAGTTTGTGGAGTTCCTAGCTCCCCACGACGTGAGCGTGTTCCACAGCTCCACGGCCCCATCCCGACTCCCAGCCTGGCGTGTTTGCCGCAGAGCAG acTCTTCCACCCAGGAGTATATGGAAGAAAAATCTTTCTTCTGTCGTATCAG TGGCGGCAAAGATCACGAAAATGTAATCCGCTATCATCCATTCCGTATGACTCCTTACCTTCTCAGAATACAAGAGAAGCTTGACGCAGAAGCTCAACTTTGCTGCGTTTTGCTCGCCGAGAAAGTGCATTCTGGTTATGAAG CGCCCAGGATTCCACCAGATAAGAGAATATTTACAACAACGCACACCCCAAATTGTTTGTTTCAAGATGTAGATGAAAG AGCGGTTCCTCTCTTGGGCTATCTACCTCAGGACCTGATCGGCACCCCCATTCTGCTGCATCTGCACCCATGTGACAGACCCCTCATGCTGGCTATCCACAAAAAAA TTCTACAGTACAGTGGACAGCCTTTTGACTATTCTCCAATCAGATTTTGCACTCGAAATGGAGAATATATAACAATGGACACCAGCTGGTCCAGTTTCATCAATCCTTGGAATAGAAAAGTTTCCTTTATAATTGGAAGACATAAAGTGAGGAC GGGACCATTAAATGAAGATGTCTTTGCTGCTCATTCCTGCACAGAAGAGAAAACCCCTCACCCCAACATTCAGGAGATCACAGAGCAGATCTACAGGCTACTCCTGCAG CCCGTCCACAACAGTGGCTCTAGCGGCTACGGCAGCCTGGGCAGCAACGGCTCCCATGAGCATTTAATGAGTCAGACGTCTTCCAGCGACAGCAACGGCCACCACCATGAAGACTTGCGCAAGCGGAGGCCT AGTATCCGGAAAGGGATTTGTAAAGATGCCCAGAAGGTCTCAGGCAAAAGCACTATTCTGTGGGAGAGTGGAGAAGAAGTGAAGAAGCCAGCTCCAG aAAGCCAAAATAATTCGAACACTCAAACAAAAGATATCTTGGCTACTCCTGAAAAGGACAATTTAGGCCCTGGCTTGCCAAAGAATGCAATTACAGAGGAACTGGCCTGTAGGAACCAATCTGTGTATTCCTATCAGCAGATAAGCTGCTTAGATAGTGTCATCAG GTACCTGGAGAGCTGCAGTGTGACTGGGTCCCTGAAGAGGAAGTGTGAGCCGCCCCCCAGGCCCTTGGAGGAGCCACTGAAGCCCCCAGTGGAGCCAGGACAGTCCCCCTTGGAAG AGGAAACATCAGCAGCAAAAGTGGCCTTGAATCCTGCTGTCACCGTCCTGAGGGCATCCAAGTCCAGCCGCCGCCCGGTTGTGGGCACTCACCTGACCTCCCTGACCCTCCCTGGCAAAGCTGAGAGCGTGGTGTCCTTCACCAGCCAGTGCAGCTACAGCAGCACCCTGGTCCATGTCGGGGACAAGAAGCTCCAGCCTGAATCAG aGATGATAGAAGACCCTGTGAGTGGAATGGAGTCCCTGGACAGTTCAGCTGCCGCGTCCTCTCACTGTGACTCTAGCCCAGAGAAGGGGCCCCCCAAGAAGGTGGGTCTGACCAAAGAGGTGCTCGCGGTCCACACACAGAAAGAAGAGCAGAGCTTCTTGCACAAATTTAAGGAAACAAGAAGACTCAGCGCCTTTCAGTCTCGCTGCCATTATTATCTACAGGAGAGATCGAAGGGGCGTCCCGGGGAACGAG TTGTTCGAGGTTTAAGAAATAGTTTTTCTGGAATGGATCCatcttggaaaaaaaatggaaagaaccgAAAGCCGAAGTCCAAGCGCCTCAAGCCCCAGGCATCTTCGGGCAGCACAACATCGGGGACAAACGTCCCTCCTCGGTCACCACTGGTTGGTCTGAACTCCACGGCCTGGTCACCCTCGGACACCTCCCAGACCAGCTGTCCTCCAGCCTCCTTTCCAGCTGTAGTACCTGCATACCCTCTGCCTGTTTTTCCATCGCCAGGAGTTGTGCCCACCTCGGGGCCTGGAACGGCTGCTCCTCAGGCTGCCCAGGCTCAGCTGAATGACTCAGGGAACTCCCATCATTACATTTCCCTGCAGCCACCAGCCTTCCCCAGCCCCCTGACTCCAGTCATGGCTGTGGTGTTACCCAACTACACCTTTCCTCCAGTGAACCCCAGTGCACCCCCAGCCTTCTACCCTGGCCACAGTAATTGCCCCCAGCATCCCGCCTGCCCTTCCCAAGTGGTGTTTGCGGCCCAGCCTGCCACTCTTTCTTCACAGACATATCCGACACAGTCTTTTAGTTACCAGCCGGGGGAAAGGGAAAGGCCTCCTGCCCCGGGAGGCCCCGAGGGGCCCTCAAGATCCACAACACCCCAGTCTGCTGGAAGGCAAGAGCAGGCGTCACCCCCATTGTTCCAGTCACGGTGTAGCTCCCCCTTACAGCTCAATCTGCTCCAATTAGAAGAGGCGCCCAAAGCTGCAGAAAGTGCAGGGCCAGCTGGGTCTGGCTCCTTGGGAGGACTTGGCCTGTTGAGTGAGAGCTCGAATAATCAAGCAGTCGACTTTGAGGATGGCAAAAGGGCAGCCCCTTGCAGA GTTGACTCGCCCATGGAGCCCCACAACAGTGACGCCCTTTCCATGTCCAGTGATCTGCTTGAGATTTTGCTGGCCGAAGACGGCTGCTCGGCCACGGGGTCGGCCTCCTCTGGGAGCGGTGTATCAGCCGCCTCTGAGTCTTTGGGGTCCGGCTCTCTTGGCTGTGGCACATCCAGAACTGGAACGG GCAGCAGTGAGACCAGCCGTACCAGCAAATACTTCGGAAGCATCGACTCCTCGGAGAACAGTCATCGGACCAAACTGGACCCTGGCCTCCCGGATAGCGAGCACTTCCTCAAGTGTGTCCTCCAGGAGCCCATCTGGCTGCTGACTGCCAACACTGATGACGATGTCATGATGACCTATCAGCTGCCCTCCCG AAATCTAGAAACGGTTTTGAAGGAAGACCGAGAAAAGCTGAAGGGGATGCAGAAATTCCAGCCCAAGTTTGGGGAAGAGCAGAAGCGCGAGCTGCATGAAGTCCACCCGTGGATGTCCAGAGGGGGGGTGCCCAGAGCTCTGGACCTGGCG GTGTGCCCGGATTGTGAGGAGAGCCAGAGAGACGGTGTGGAGGGGCCCTACGACGAGGATGTCCCAGCCATGGAGCTCAGTGAAATGATGGAAAGCCAGGGGGAGAGAAGTGTGTGTCCCACAGCCTGCGAGACCAAAGAGGAGACCTag
- the PER2 gene encoding period circadian protein homolog 2 isoform X1 yields MVFGSVGEATGDASCLCWASPITPGEVLIIQCLKAYSREKCLLKVHICLIGGSQVLVFGVKYPIFLVTFLDHFLQSDILLQEGRMNECSELASDRRKAPEGQGEPGPKTATLHEDIEMSSGSSGNETNENDFSGHESPGNDSDENGKDSAMLVESSESHKSGSDAFNLMMVNSDHNPSTSGCSSEQSAKAKTQKELIKMLKELKGHLPPERKTKGKPSMLATLKYALRSIKQIKANEEYYQLLMTSDNHPADLDVPSYTLQEMETLTSEYILKNVDMFAMAVSLVTGKIVYVSDQATSILPCKKDMFHNAKFVEFLAPHDVSVFHSSTAPSRLPAWRVCRRADSSTQEYMEEKSFFCRISGGKDHENVIRYHPFRMTPYLLRIQEKLDAEAQLCCVLLAEKVHSGYEAPRIPPDKRIFTTTHTPNCLFQDVDERAVPLLGYLPQDLIGTPILLHLHPCDRPLMLAIHKKILQYSGQPFDYSPIRFCTRNGEYITMDTSWSSFINPWNRKVSFIIGRHKVRTGPLNEDVFAAHSCTEEKTPHPNIQEITEQIYRLLLQPVHNSGSSGYGSLGSNGSHEHLMSQTSSSDSNGHHHEDLRKRRPSIRKGICKDAQKVSGKSTILWESGEEVKKPAPESQNNSNTQTKDILATPEKDNLGPGLPKNAITEELACRNQSVYSYQQISCLDSVIRYLESCSVTGSLKRKCEPPPRPLEEPLKPPVEPGQSPLEEETSAAKVALNPAVTVLRASKSSRRPVVGTHLTSLTLPGKAESVVSFTSQCSYSSTLVHVGDKKLQPESEMIEDPVSGMESLDSSAAASSHCDSSPEKGPPKKVGLTKEVLAVHTQKEEQSFLHKFKETRRLSAFQSRCHYYLQERSKGRPGERVVRGLRNSFSGMDPSWKKNGKNRKPKSKRLKPQASSGSTTSGTNVPPRSPLVGLNSTAWSPSDTSQTSCPPASFPAVVPAYPLPVFPSPGVVPTSGPGTAAPQAAQAQLNDSGNSHHYISLQPPAFPSPLTPVMAVVLPNYTFPPVNPSAPPAFYPGHSNCPQHPACPSQVVFAAQPATLSSQTYPTQSFSYQPGERERPPAPGGPEGPSRSTTPQSAGRQEQASPPLFQSRCSSPLQLNLLQLEEAPKAAESAGPAGSGSLGGLGLLSESSNNQAVDFEDGKRAAPCRVDSPMEPHNSDALSMSSDLLEILLAEDGCSATGSASSGSGVSAASESLGSGSLGCGTSRTGTGSSETSRTSKYFGSIDSSENSHRTKLDPGLPDSEHFLKCVLQEPIWLLTANTDDDVMMTYQLPSRNLETVLKEDREKLKGMQKFQPKFGEEQKRELHEVHPWMSRGGVPRALDLAVCPDCEESQRDGVEGPYDEDVPAMELSEMMESQGERSVCPTACETKEET; encoded by the exons ACATCTTACTCCAGGAGGGCAGAATGAATGAGTGTTCCGAGCTGGCTTCTGACCGTCGTAAGGCACCGGAAGGTCAGGGGGAGCCGGGGCCAAAGACAGCCACCCTCCACGAAGATATCGAGATGAGTAGCGGGTCCAGTGGAAATGAGACTAATGAAAATGATTTCAGTGGGCATGAGTCTCCCGGCAACGACTCTGATGAAAATGGGAAAGATTCTGCCATGCTGGTGGAGTCCTCGGAAAGTCACAAGAG CGGTTCAGACGCTTTCAACCTGATGATGGTAAACTCTGACCACAATCCATCCACCAGTGGATGCAG CAGTGAGCAGTCAGCCAAAGCCAAGACTCAGAAAGAATTGATCAAAATGCTGAAGGAATTGAAAGGCCACCTACCTCCAGAGAGGAAGACCAAGGGCAAGCCCAGCATGTTGGCCACCCTGAAATATGCCCTTCGGAGCATTAAGCAAATCAAAG CTAATGAGGAATATTACCAGCTCTTAATGACCAGTGACAACCACCCAGCTGATCTGGATGTGCCTTCCTACACGCTCCAGGAGATGGAGACTCTGACGTCAGAATACATCCTGAAGAACGTG gaCATGTTTGCCATGGCAGTTTCCTTGGTTACTGGAAAGATCGTCTACGTCTCTGATCAGGCCACATCAATTCTTCCCTGTAAGAAAGACATGTTTCACAATGCCAAGTTTGTGGAGTTCCTAGCTCCCCACGACGTGAGCGTGTTCCACAGCTCCACGGCCCCATCCCGACTCCCAGCCTGGCGTGTTTGCCGCAGAGCAG acTCTTCCACCCAGGAGTATATGGAAGAAAAATCTTTCTTCTGTCGTATCAG TGGCGGCAAAGATCACGAAAATGTAATCCGCTATCATCCATTCCGTATGACTCCTTACCTTCTCAGAATACAAGAGAAGCTTGACGCAGAAGCTCAACTTTGCTGCGTTTTGCTCGCCGAGAAAGTGCATTCTGGTTATGAAG CGCCCAGGATTCCACCAGATAAGAGAATATTTACAACAACGCACACCCCAAATTGTTTGTTTCAAGATGTAGATGAAAG AGCGGTTCCTCTCTTGGGCTATCTACCTCAGGACCTGATCGGCACCCCCATTCTGCTGCATCTGCACCCATGTGACAGACCCCTCATGCTGGCTATCCACAAAAAAA TTCTACAGTACAGTGGACAGCCTTTTGACTATTCTCCAATCAGATTTTGCACTCGAAATGGAGAATATATAACAATGGACACCAGCTGGTCCAGTTTCATCAATCCTTGGAATAGAAAAGTTTCCTTTATAATTGGAAGACATAAAGTGAGGAC GGGACCATTAAATGAAGATGTCTTTGCTGCTCATTCCTGCACAGAAGAGAAAACCCCTCACCCCAACATTCAGGAGATCACAGAGCAGATCTACAGGCTACTCCTGCAG CCCGTCCACAACAGTGGCTCTAGCGGCTACGGCAGCCTGGGCAGCAACGGCTCCCATGAGCATTTAATGAGTCAGACGTCTTCCAGCGACAGCAACGGCCACCACCATGAAGACTTGCGCAAGCGGAGGCCT AGTATCCGGAAAGGGATTTGTAAAGATGCCCAGAAGGTCTCAGGCAAAAGCACTATTCTGTGGGAGAGTGGAGAAGAAGTGAAGAAGCCAGCTCCAG aAAGCCAAAATAATTCGAACACTCAAACAAAAGATATCTTGGCTACTCCTGAAAAGGACAATTTAGGCCCTGGCTTGCCAAAGAATGCAATTACAGAGGAACTGGCCTGTAGGAACCAATCTGTGTATTCCTATCAGCAGATAAGCTGCTTAGATAGTGTCATCAG GTACCTGGAGAGCTGCAGTGTGACTGGGTCCCTGAAGAGGAAGTGTGAGCCGCCCCCCAGGCCCTTGGAGGAGCCACTGAAGCCCCCAGTGGAGCCAGGACAGTCCCCCTTGGAAG AGGAAACATCAGCAGCAAAAGTGGCCTTGAATCCTGCTGTCACCGTCCTGAGGGCATCCAAGTCCAGCCGCCGCCCGGTTGTGGGCACTCACCTGACCTCCCTGACCCTCCCTGGCAAAGCTGAGAGCGTGGTGTCCTTCACCAGCCAGTGCAGCTACAGCAGCACCCTGGTCCATGTCGGGGACAAGAAGCTCCAGCCTGAATCAG aGATGATAGAAGACCCTGTGAGTGGAATGGAGTCCCTGGACAGTTCAGCTGCCGCGTCCTCTCACTGTGACTCTAGCCCAGAGAAGGGGCCCCCCAAGAAGGTGGGTCTGACCAAAGAGGTGCTCGCGGTCCACACACAGAAAGAAGAGCAGAGCTTCTTGCACAAATTTAAGGAAACAAGAAGACTCAGCGCCTTTCAGTCTCGCTGCCATTATTATCTACAGGAGAGATCGAAGGGGCGTCCCGGGGAACGAG TTGTTCGAGGTTTAAGAAATAGTTTTTCTGGAATGGATCCatcttggaaaaaaaatggaaagaaccgAAAGCCGAAGTCCAAGCGCCTCAAGCCCCAGGCATCTTCGGGCAGCACAACATCGGGGACAAACGTCCCTCCTCGGTCACCACTGGTTGGTCTGAACTCCACGGCCTGGTCACCCTCGGACACCTCCCAGACCAGCTGTCCTCCAGCCTCCTTTCCAGCTGTAGTACCTGCATACCCTCTGCCTGTTTTTCCATCGCCAGGAGTTGTGCCCACCTCGGGGCCTGGAACGGCTGCTCCTCAGGCTGCCCAGGCTCAGCTGAATGACTCAGGGAACTCCCATCATTACATTTCCCTGCAGCCACCAGCCTTCCCCAGCCCCCTGACTCCAGTCATGGCTGTGGTGTTACCCAACTACACCTTTCCTCCAGTGAACCCCAGTGCACCCCCAGCCTTCTACCCTGGCCACAGTAATTGCCCCCAGCATCCCGCCTGCCCTTCCCAAGTGGTGTTTGCGGCCCAGCCTGCCACTCTTTCTTCACAGACATATCCGACACAGTCTTTTAGTTACCAGCCGGGGGAAAGGGAAAGGCCTCCTGCCCCGGGAGGCCCCGAGGGGCCCTCAAGATCCACAACACCCCAGTCTGCTGGAAGGCAAGAGCAGGCGTCACCCCCATTGTTCCAGTCACGGTGTAGCTCCCCCTTACAGCTCAATCTGCTCCAATTAGAAGAGGCGCCCAAAGCTGCAGAAAGTGCAGGGCCAGCTGGGTCTGGCTCCTTGGGAGGACTTGGCCTGTTGAGTGAGAGCTCGAATAATCAAGCAGTCGACTTTGAGGATGGCAAAAGGGCAGCCCCTTGCAGA GTTGACTCGCCCATGGAGCCCCACAACAGTGACGCCCTTTCCATGTCCAGTGATCTGCTTGAGATTTTGCTGGCCGAAGACGGCTGCTCGGCCACGGGGTCGGCCTCCTCTGGGAGCGGTGTATCAGCCGCCTCTGAGTCTTTGGGGTCCGGCTCTCTTGGCTGTGGCACATCCAGAACTGGAACGG GCAGCAGTGAGACCAGCCGTACCAGCAAATACTTCGGAAGCATCGACTCCTCGGAGAACAGTCATCGGACCAAACTGGACCCTGGCCTCCCGGATAGCGAGCACTTCCTCAAGTGTGTCCTCCAGGAGCCCATCTGGCTGCTGACTGCCAACACTGATGACGATGTCATGATGACCTATCAGCTGCCCTCCCG AAATCTAGAAACGGTTTTGAAGGAAGACCGAGAAAAGCTGAAGGGGATGCAGAAATTCCAGCCCAAGTTTGGGGAAGAGCAGAAGCGCGAGCTGCATGAAGTCCACCCGTGGATGTCCAGAGGGGGGGTGCCCAGAGCTCTGGACCTGGCG GTGTGCCCGGATTGTGAGGAGAGCCAGAGAGACGGTGTGGAGGGGCCCTACGACGAGGATGTCCCAGCCATGGAGCTCAGTGAAATGATGGAAAGCCAGGGGGAGAGAAGTGTGTGTCCCACAGCCTGCGAGACCAAAGAGGAGACCTag